A region of Panicum virgatum strain AP13 chromosome 8N, P.virgatum_v5, whole genome shotgun sequence DNA encodes the following proteins:
- the LOC120684907 gene encoding uncharacterized protein LOC120684907 yields the protein MYFDGALNRDGAGAGVLFISPKGEQLKYVLQLLFKATNSAAEYEALIHGLRIAVTLDIKHLLAYGDSKVVIQQVNKDWECTKEKMDAYCRETRKLEAKFYSLEFHHVPWDDNVAADVLSKLGSKWSIIPPGVFIEALNSPTVKMEEEPPTKPDLVPAIGQQVLTLDTDWRSPIIDFVKNNKSYPKGKEHEKLARHSNLGTSFTGFEFWDYCQESCIDVYYSSVAHPRCNGQVERANGLIL from the exons atgtacttcgacggcgcCCTCAACCGCGATGGAGCCGGCGCTGGagtcctcttcatctccccGAAAGGCGAACAACTCAAATATGTCCTCCAGCTACTTTTCAAGGCTACCAACAGTGCTGCTGAGTACGAAGCTCTCATCCACGGTCTTCGGATCGCTGTCACGCTCGACATCAAGCATCTGTTGGCTTATGGTGACTCCAAAGTCGTTATACAACAAGTTAACAAGGACTGGGAGTGCACCAAGGAGAAAATGGACGCTTACTGCAGGGAAACCAGGAAGCTCGAAGCCAAGTTTTACAGTTTGGAGTTCCACCACGTCCCTTGGGACGACAATGTGGCGGCTGATGTTCTATCCAAGCTTGGATCCAAGTGGTCCATCATACCACCCGGCGTGTTCATTGAAGCACTCAACAGCCCTACGGTCAAGATGGAAGAGGAGCCTCCTACAAAGCCCGACTTGGTCCCGGCCATAGGGCAGCAGGTCCTAACCCTCGACACCGACTGGCGCTCCCCAATCATCGACTTCGTCAAGAACAACAAAAGCTATCCAAAGGGAAAGGAGCATGAGAAGCTTGCTCGCCATTCAA ATCTGGGTACTTCATTCACGGGCTTCGAGTTTTGGGACTACTGCCAAGAAAGCTGCATCGACGTCTACTACTCCTCCGTGGCGCACCCCAGGTGCAATGGCCAAGTTGAAAGGGCCAACGGCTTGATCCTCTAG